One window of the Salminus brasiliensis chromosome 1, fSalBra1.hap2, whole genome shotgun sequence genome contains the following:
- the shpk gene encoding sedoheptulokinase encodes MSAKYILGMDLGTTSVKVVLLDSLSKTVTDSSTFPTHSDVSSKTIEHAKEQDPARIIATLDQCMAALPREKLTEVMCVGVSGQMHGVLFWKSETGCEWSSSDEGHRFRPQDVSTLITWQDGRCSSDFLSSLPKPESHLSVATGFGCASIFWYNKHRPAFLSEFSMAGTIQDYVVSMLCGSEGCVITGQNAASWGYFSTTKNQWNMDILKGAGFPVHLLPEPMESGSIAGRTCSEWHGIPANTPVGAALGDFQCSVYSCMKDKTDAVLNLSTSAQLTFAMPSDFTPQSTPDPASPIAYFPYFHHTYLAVAAALNGGNVMATFVGMLTSWMKEFGVQVHDSEVYSTLVQCALTQPTTDLCVNPTLLGERHDPTSLGLVSNISPSNLSLGHVTRAICRGILNNLATMMPPQALLAAGVKRIMGSGSALSRNEVLKQELERVFPLPVVYGEDVDSAVGVAMVFNDRL; translated from the exons ATGTCTGCTAAGTATATTTTGGGTATGGATCTGGGGACCACCTCCGTCAAGGTGGTGTTGCTTGACTCGCTTTCAAAGACCGTAACCGACAGCAGCACTTTCCCCACCCACTCAGATGTCAGCAGCAAAACGATTGAGCAC GCTAAGGAGCAGGACCCTGCACGAATAATCGCCACTCTGGACCAATGCATGGCTGCCCTGCCCAGGGAGAAGCTGACTGAGGtcatgtgtgtgggggtgtcAGGACAGATGCATGGGGTCCTGTTCTGGAAGTCTGAAACAG GTTGCGAATGGTCCAGTAGTGATGAGGGTCACAGGTTCAGACCCCAAGACGTGAGTACCCTGATCACATGGCAGGATGGACGCTGCAGTAGTGATTTCCTGTCATCATTACCCAAACCAGAATCCCACCTGAGTGTGGCCACTGGCTTTGGCTGTGCCTCCATCTTCTGGTACAACAAGCACAG GCCAGCGTTCCTTTCAGAGTTCAGCATGGCAGGGACTATCCAGGATTATGTGGTCTCCATGCTGTGCGGCTCAGAGGGCTGTGTCATCACTGGGCAGAATGCTGCTAGCTGGGGCTACTTCAGCACCACCAAAAACCAGTGGAACATGGATAT ACTGAAAGGTGCTGGCTTCCCTGTGCATTTATTGCCTGAGCCTATGGAGTCTGGGTCAATAGCTGGACGGACCTGCTCAGAATGGCATGGAATCCCTGCTAACACTCCTGTAGGTGCAGCACTGGGAGACTTCCAGTGCAGTGTTTACTCCTGTATGAAGGACAAGACAGACGCAG TCCTAAACCTGAGCACTTCGGCTCAGCTGACGTTTGCCATGCCATCTGACTTCACCCCACAGTCAACACCAGACCCTGCTTCCCCCATCGCATACTTCCCTTACTTCCACCACACCTACCTAGCAGTGGCTGCAGCGCTTAACGGAGGCAATGTCATGGCGACGTTTGTAGGAATGCTGACTTCTTGGATGAAAGAATTTG GGGTTCAGGTGCACGACTCCGAAGTCTACTCCACGCTGGTCCAGTGTGCCCTGACCCAACCCACCACTGACCTGTGTGTGAACCCCACCCTGCTGGGTGAGAGGCACGACCCCACCAGCCTCGGCCTAGTCTCAAACATCTCCCCCTCCAATCTCTCCCTGGGTCATGTTACACGCGCCATTTGCAGAGGGATCTTGAATAACCTGGCCACCATGATGCCCCCTCAGGCGCTTTTGGCTGCAGGAGTAAAAAGGATTATGGGTAGCGGTAGTGCTCTTTCTCGTAATGAGGTCTTAAAGCAGGAATTGGAGCGAGTGTTCCCCCTGCCTGTGGTCTATGGGGAGGATGTGGACTCAGCAGTTGGGGTAGCGATGGTTTTTAATGACAGACTGTGA
- the emc6 gene encoding ER membrane protein complex subunit 6 has translation MASLAAKREGPQFISEVAVRGNAAVLEYCRTSVSALSGATAGILGLTGLYGFIFYFLASFLLSVLLILKAGRRWNKCFKSRRLLFTGGLVGGLFTYVLFWTFLYGMVHVY, from the coding sequence ATGGCCAGTCTGGCAGCTAAACGCGAGGGACCGCAGTTCATCAGCGAGGTGGCGGTGAGGGGCAACGCGGCGGTGCTGGAGTACTGCCGGACCTCGGTGTCCGCCTTGTCTGGAGCCACCGCGGGCATTCTGGGGCTCACAGGCTTGTACGGCTTCATCTTCTATTTCCTCGCCTCCTTCCTCCTGTCAGTGCTCCTCATCCTCAAAGCCGGTCGGCGGTGGAACAAGTGCTTCAAGTCGCGGCGGCTGCTTTTCACTGGAGGCCTCGTCGGGGGGCTTTTCACTTATGTTTTGTTCTGGACTTTTCTCTACGGCATGGTGCATGTGTACTGA